The Henningerozyma blattae CBS 6284 chromosome 7, complete genome region actACTCCAAcctttatttattgttagtatgatgatgatgatgatgattgtAAAACCATATTAATATGCTTTAATATAAACAGTAAATAGGAGATTTATGTCTACatctaaatatatatatttatgtaaGATATGCCATCGATCAGAAACAATAAGcgaagaaaataatagagCAATAATTAAGAGGTACTCTAATTCTTACCGGCACCAGCTCTGAAATAAATGACATCACCGTCTTCTACGACATAATCTTTACCCTTTTGTTGTAATTTACCAGCGGCTTTAACAGCAGCTTCATCTTTGTATTCGATGACGTCGGCATATTTCATGACTTGAGCTAAGATAAAAGTGTtcattaaatcattatGAATGACACCAGCAGCTTGTGGAGCTTTAGTACCATCTCTAATAGTCCATTCACGAACTTCGTCAGCACCAGCAGTGAAGAAGGAAATCAAATCCAATTTCTTTCTCATGGTGGTAACGATCTTTGGTAAAGCGGAAACAGTACCCaagtttttcaattcttcagcactttcttcttcagtcATATgagataatttttcttccaaACAAACAGAAAATGGAATAATTAAATCACCTGGAGAATGAGCATCAACCCATTCcttaattttcaaaagatgCTTGTTCTTCTTTCTAATGTAATCTCTTTCTGATAAGTTGatcaaataaatagttGGCTTAGCggttaataaatataatgagTTAATAATTTCGACTTCCTTAGGGGTCCAAGTTTGGTTGGCAACTCTTTGGCCAGATTTCAACAATTCAATCAATCTTTCAATGAATTTAGCTTCTTCCTTCTTTTGTTTAACTTCCAAGGATTGACCACCTCTCTTGGCAATCTTTTCCGCAGCTTCTAAAGCTTTTTCACAGAATTCAATATCTTTCAAACTCAATTCAGTGTTGATAATTTCCAAATCACGAGCTGGGTTAACATCACCTTCgatatgaataatttcGGCATCATCGAAACATCTGACAACTTGATAGATGGAATCGACAGCTCTAATGTGAGACAAGAAAGCATTACCTAAACCTTCACCAGCAGAAGCACCTTTGGTCAAACCAGCAATATCATACACGGTCAAATGAGCTGGCACTTCAGAGGCAGGCTTATAAATCTTACACAACTCATCGAATCTTGGAGAAGGAACAATAACACGGGCTTCTTCAGGGTCAATGGTAGCAAAAGGGTAGTTGGCTGGGTTACCCAATGGACATCTAGTAATGGCTTGGAAAAAAGTAGACTTCCCGACGTTGGCCAAACCGACAATACCAGCTTTTAAGTTGTTACCTGGACGACCTAGCAAGATCTTTTGTTCTTCAACCTTCTTCTTTGGTGGCATACTGTTGGTGTTATGATTACTGTTACCCAATTTCTTGCTTTTCTTCTTCCATAAAGTCGATCCTGAATGTAATGAAGCCACTCTTATAACAGAACCACAACGATGCCCAGAGCCAACAACCACACAGGCCATTATTGGGCTGATCTTTGCATTTCTTGCGATGACGACAGAATAGCCTCGAATCAAACTCATCCCAGACTGTAACGCTCACTTGCTCTGCTCGACGCTACGTAATGGACATGACCAACAATGCTGTACATGCTCCAAactctctctctctctctgCATCCACTATTCAATATCACTACTACCTACCTACTTTCCAAACATCTTACCCTATACTATTCAAGCAAGACTCGACTCGATTCGGCTCGACGTTTACTATTGTCTTTCCATCATTACCTTACTTACTACTTCCTATTACCTAGCTTGACCCACTTTGAACTGTGTGTCCACAGAACCCACAGCATCGTCTTGTCcagtgaaaaatttttcagtaTTCATCCATCAATACAACAAAGCTTTTGTTATTGGCTTGTCGGAAAAACTTGGAAAGTTACCCGGGATGTCACGTGCGGGTAACAGAGAGCAAAAAATAACCGAGAAAAAAGCAAGACACCGAAAAACGTGCGGGTAACAGTCCCCGGGAAAACTCCGTGGGTTCACaacaaaaacaacaacaacaatatcCGCAAAAAGTTTCAGTAGCATGTGAAGGCCATTTGTTATGGACGTGGCATGTTTGAGCATGTTTGAGCTTAATTTGTAGTGTTTTGCAACTTTGTAACTTTTTGCAGCTTTCTACAGCTTTTTTCATTATGGTTTGTTATCGATGGTGAGTGGGTAGTGGAGTATACTATGGGGTAACCTTTTAGTGGATGAGCCTTTGCACAGCATTTCCTGGGAAACCAGAGAAGCGTGGGCCAagtggtggtggtggaaCTTGGCAAACTTGCTTGTAGTTAGTTTGACAGTAgtagcagcagcagcagcagttGTAGTACATAGTGTTCTGGGTATTTAAGCAGTTGTGCTCTTGTGCTGCTGTTTCTTGAGTCCCCTTGTAGTGTAGCAGCGTCTCTTTGTTCTTTCCCAGCACTGTTGGTGGCCCGATAGATTGACAACTAGAAAAGACACTCCTATTTTTGTCCAGGTATTTTGGCGAGCATAGCTATCACAGCATTCCTGAATATCGTTCAGCGTaacttattattaataccaTTCATCATagatcttttttatttatccATCATTGGCTCTTTTATTCTATCAGATATTCTTTTGTTGCCCCCTTTTTCCTGCTTTGCATAGACTTAATAGCATATTGAAAAgcatattttttacttttctttGTAGCATACGTTAAATCACGTTTAACACACCTATTATAATACCctccccccccccccctCCTTTACATACCTCTACACGTATTCAAACGCACAATGCCTCCAGTATTGATCTGGGTAACCACTTGTATATCGTATGTCATACAGACTAGGCTGCTGTCCAAGATTCAATCGAAACAGTTTGCCCTCCATGTGGCTGCTATAACCAGAGATAGTAGTAAAATACAGACGGATCACCCCAGTGACGATAATGGTCCAAATGCATTGACTGTTTATTTGGCTTTTATGTACTTTGGTGGTTGGTTGTTGTTATTGCCGTTAAGTGCTTTGATTAAAGATGAAACTAGAACTAGCCTACTACCCTTAGGTGGCTCCTCAAACCAAAGGCCTGCCGCCATTAGATCACCTACCACATCTAGTGAGCGTGGATTGGCCAATGGAGCCGACTCAGTAACTCCCTCTGTGACTTCTTCGACGTCTGCTTTAGATATACCACCAACGATTGCTGAAGAGGATCTACTAGCTGTAGATGAATTGATCATAGATCGGTACTCCACAATGTCAACTTCAGATGTTTTGTATTATGTGGCAAAATTATCATTCATGTCGTTAACTGTGGTGGTCCCAATGATTTGCTATAATTTAGCATTAGCATTATGCCCAGCTTTTGAAGTCGTAATCATGCAAAGAGTATCAATTTTCGAAATAACTTCATTGTTATATGGTGTCACCAATATTGCCAAGAGGAAAAGTTTATTTACTAAATATGTCTTTATGATGGTCGCTTTATTAAGTATTTTGGTGATCGGCTATAATAAAGCGACTTGTGATTTATTAGATGGGaaaattaaagttaataAAGAAACTGGAGAATTGGCTGATCCTTTCTTATTTGATCGTTTGAAAGGTTATTTAATTTGTGGATTGGGCTCTTTGCCCATTGGTTTATTTTATGTGTTTTGGAATACTTGGTTTAATGGGCCAGATGCAAATCCAAAGAGACAGGGGCATCATTTATCAATGATTGGTTTAATAAGTATGATCATGCTATTACCGTTCTTCCCCAAGTTCCCCTTCTACAATCACAAGATTTCCCTTTTGTATAGCATCAAGTCATTCTGGTTACctctattattttctgtGATCTTTGGAACTGTACCAAATTTACTATCCAtcatatatttgaatagaAATTACTCACCAGAATATTCTACTACAACTAATTTGGGTTCTGTCATTTTAATGGGTATCGTGGAATATATATTGGACCCAGAAAGTAAaactattttaaaatgGGAAGTTATTGGTTATGCAACAGTTATCGTGGCTTGCATTTATTTGTCAGTAGCTTACTATGGTAAGAGAAAGTTTTTAcgttaatttaaaattcttacaccaattattttttttgttttcctTAGAGTGGCACGATATATATCTCTCTATATTAACTCATCCATCAATCGGTGTAACTTATAAACAAAAGGGCAAATAAATTAGTAGTACCTTTGTgcttgtttttttttttttgtcctTCCACATTTACATCgtcattaatattactctactctaattttaatttcacaTTATCTTACTTAcattttcattcaattatttataaattaacCATTTTTCcagtatttttttctaatttgttttatatCCCTATATAATTActtatttattcatataATTGTTTAACTGATGCGTTTTTTTACaagttttatatatacttttGTTTAGTTGTCtgtttgtttatttttaaatcatgaATATTAGCAGTCTTATATCAAAAGTAGCTCCATTGCCGTTCTTAATCCCAATTCAATACAACCAACTTCTTCTTACCAGTAGAGTTAATACCGTCTTTGACAAGATCCAAAACTTGTTCATCAGTGAATTTCTTAACATCCCAAGTTAATGGtataatttcatcttttgGTGAGATAATATCACCATTCGtatataatttaacaaattcaTGTACTGCTTCAATTTTA contains the following coding sequences:
- the OLA1 gene encoding Obg-like ATPase (similar to Saccharomyces cerevisiae OLA1 (YBR025C); ancestral locus Anc_3.226), with protein sequence MPPKKKVEEQKILLGRPGNNLKAGIVGLANVGKSTFFQAITRCPLGNPANYPFATIDPEEARVIVPSPRFDELCKIYKPASEVPAHLTVYDIAGLTKGASAGEGLGNAFLSHIRAVDSIYQVVRCFDDAEIIHIEGDVNPARDLEIINTELSLKDIEFCEKALEAAEKIAKRGGQSLEVKQKKEEAKFIERLIELLKSGQRVANQTWTPKEVEIINSLYLLTAKPTIYLINLSERDYIRKKNKHLLKIKEWVDAHSPGDLIIPFSVCLEEKLSHMTEEESAEELKNLGTVSALPKIVTTMRKKLDLISFFTAGADEVREWTIRDGTKAPQAAGVIHNDLMNTFILAQVMKYADVIEYKDEAAVKAAGKLQQKGKDYVVEDGDVIYFRAGAGKN
- the CSG2 gene encoding mannosylinositol phosphorylceramide synthase regulatory subunit (similar to Saccharomyces cerevisiae CSG2 (YBR036C); ancestral locus Anc_3.227): MPPVLIWVTTCISYVIQTRLLSKIQSKQFALHVAAITRDSSKIQTDHPSDDNGPNALTVYLAFMYFGGWLLLLPLSALIKDETRTSLLPLGGSSNQRPAAIRSPTTSSERGLANGADSVTPSVTSSTSALDIPPTIAEEDLLAVDELIIDRYSTMSTSDVLYYVAKLSFMSLTVVVPMICYNLALALCPAFEVVIMQRVSIFEITSLLYGVTNIAKRKSLFTKYVFMMVALLSILVIGYNKATCDLLDGKIKVNKETGELADPFLFDRLKGYLICGLGSLPIGLFYVFWNTWFNGPDANPKRQGHHLSMIGLISMIMLLPFFPKFPFYNHKISLLYSIKSFWLPLLFSVIFGTVPNLLSIIYLNRNYSPEYSTTTNLGSVILMGIVEYILDPESKTILKWEVIGYATVIVACIYLSVAYYGKRKFLR